One window from the genome of Nicotiana sylvestris chromosome 9, ASM39365v2, whole genome shotgun sequence encodes:
- the LOC138877868 gene encoding uncharacterized protein: MPTWRLAKWQILLTEFVIVYVTRMAMKAQALADYLAKNPVNDEYQPLSTYFPDEEVNSVEIISEDTNAWKMFFDGAINAKGIGIGAILISPTGQHYPTTTQLWFSCTNNTTKYEACIMGMNMAIDQGVEELLIMGDSDLIIRQAQGEWETRDVKLIPYRKHVEDLNRRFKSVEFRYIPRFHNELADALATLASMLPYPGNAHIDPLEIQIRERHGYCNIVEAEPNIQPWYHDIKRFLKTKEYPEQASGDKNRTIRQLASGFFFSSDVLYKKTPDLNLLRCVDTEKAGRIMYEVHA; this comes from the coding sequence ATGCCCACATGGaggttagcaaagtggcagatcctactCACTGAATTTGTCATAGTCTACGTCACTCGcatggcaatgaaagcccaagctttaGCAGATTACCTGGCTAAAAACCCTGTTAACGATGAATACCAGCCTTTGAGCACCTACttcccggatgaagaggtaaattcagttgagataatatcagaagacaccaatgcttggaaaatgttctttgatggagctataAACGCAAAGGGcattggaattggggcaatcttaaTCTCGcccaccggtcagcattatccaacCACAACCCAACTTTGGTTTTCCTGCACAAACAACACTAccaagtatgaagcctgcatcatgggtatgaacatggcaatcgaccaaggtGTCGAAGAGTtgttgattatgggagattcggatctgattatccgacaagctcaaggagaatgggaaactcgagatgtcaaactTATTCCCTATAGGAAACATGTAGAAGATCTTAACAGGCGGTTCAAGTCAgttgagttcaggtacattcctcgttttcacaatgagttagccgatgcgctcgctactttggcctcgatgctgccatacccaggcaatgcccacattgACCCGTTAGAAATCCAAATCCGGGAAAGGCACGGTTACTGCAATATAGTTGAGGCCGAACCAaatattcagccatggtatcatgatatcaagagatttctgaaaactaaagaatatccCGAGCAGGCCAGTGGAGACAAAAATAGGACCATTAGACAGCTGGCAAGTGGTTTTTTCTTCAGCAGTGATGTCTTGTACAAAAAGACTccggatctcaacttgttaagatgtgttgacaccgaaaaggccggaagaatcatgtaCGAAGTGCATGCAtga